From a single Shewanella denitrificans OS217 genomic region:
- a CDS encoding energy transducer TonB encodes MKYLLTILTIVVFLSGCNTTPSQPTEGYVQLQFDITEAGATDNIKVIKSVPSGFFDEEAKKSLSKWKYKPKVVNGVTVRQVDLKVQLDFTPKK; translated from the coding sequence ATGAAGTACCTATTAACGATTTTAACCATTGTTGTGTTTTTGAGTGGTTGCAACACTACTCCTTCTCAGCCTACTGAGGGCTATGTTCAGCTTCAGTTTGATATTACTGAAGCAGGAGCAACAGATAACATAAAAGTAATTAAGTCTGTTCCAAGTGGTTTCTTTGATGAAGAAGCAAAAAAATCGCTATCAAAATGGAAGTACAAACCAAAGGTGGTAAACGGCGTAACTGTTCGACAAGTTGATCTTAAGGTGCAGCTAGATTTCACCCCCAAAAAATAA
- a CDS encoding efflux RND transporter periplasmic adaptor subunit, which yields MKNQTFNAFFAASSVGASLLFSSLFALAALGFPAQAGEGHGHDATPKASVNAQPLAANISGEKQEAQAHGEEKHGNEALKLTQVQRNLAGIEVSELQAQHFNLASFATATLLVDRDKTASLAAQLEVKVIARHVVPGQRVEAGQPLLTLGGAAVAQAQADYINAASEWDRVKRLSNGAISDSQRLQAQVNAELKRAILESLKMTKSQIATLATSPSAIGSYALLAPFSGRVQQDIAMLGQVLAAGTALMQLTDESSLWVEAQLSPAQADTVDIGTQALVRVEDKTLQGEIIGRSHEIDSITRTEQVLLRIANTEHQLHAGQFAELYLTSGAGAKANPMGIVVPDAALTRSGDGDWQVFIEDEDGFEAVEVQVVERQRGLSLVRGLDDNAKVVVSGAFFLASELAKSGFDIHNH from the coding sequence ATGAAAAATCAAACGTTCAATGCTTTTTTTGCCGCTTCTTCAGTGGGCGCTAGCCTGCTATTTTCTAGTCTATTCGCATTAGCGGCCCTTGGATTTCCAGCCCAAGCTGGAGAAGGTCATGGCCATGATGCAACACCTAAGGCCAGTGTGAATGCACAGCCGCTAGCCGCCAACATCTCGGGTGAAAAACAAGAGGCTCAAGCTCATGGGGAAGAGAAGCATGGCAATGAAGCCCTTAAGCTGACTCAAGTTCAGCGTAACCTTGCAGGCATAGAAGTCAGCGAGTTACAGGCGCAGCATTTTAACCTCGCCTCCTTTGCCACCGCTACCCTGCTGGTGGACAGGGATAAGACAGCAAGCCTAGCCGCCCAGCTGGAAGTGAAAGTGATTGCTCGCCACGTAGTGCCAGGGCAAAGGGTTGAAGCGGGGCAGCCGTTACTGACCTTGGGCGGCGCTGCTGTGGCGCAGGCGCAGGCGGATTACATCAATGCGGCGTCCGAGTGGGACAGAGTAAAACGCTTGTCGAATGGCGCCATCAGTGACAGTCAGCGGCTGCAGGCACAAGTGAATGCTGAGCTAAAACGGGCGATTTTAGAATCCCTTAAGATGACGAAAAGCCAAATTGCAACCCTTGCAACTTCACCCAGTGCTATCGGCAGTTATGCTTTGTTGGCGCCCTTTTCAGGCCGAGTACAGCAAGATATCGCCATGTTAGGCCAAGTTTTGGCGGCAGGCACGGCCTTAATGCAGCTCACCGATGAATCCTCACTCTGGGTTGAGGCTCAATTGAGTCCCGCGCAAGCAGACACTGTGGACATTGGCACCCAAGCGTTAGTGCGAGTGGAAGATAAAACCCTGCAAGGGGAAATCATAGGTCGCTCCCATGAGATAGACAGCATCACGCGCACCGAGCAAGTCTTGCTGCGTATCGCTAACACTGAGCACCAATTACATGCGGGTCAGTTTGCCGAGTTATACCTCACATCAGGGGCGGGCGCGAAAGCTAATCCCATGGGCATAGTCGTGCCCGATGCGGCGCTAACCCGCAGTGGTGACGGTGATTGGCAGGTATTTATTGAAGATGAAGACGGCTTTGAAGCGGTAGAAGTGCAAGTGGTGGAGCGTCAGCGCGGGCTAAGCCTAGTGCGTGGTTTAGATGATAACGCCAAGGTGGTGGTGTCTGGCGCCTTTTTCTTGGCCTCGGAACTGGCAAAGTCTGGTTTTGATATCCACAACCACTAA
- a CDS encoding efflux RND transporter permease subunit — protein sequence MLQKLIQAAVANRLLVVIALVCALLASLAALPKLNLDAFPDVTNVQVTINTAAEGLAAEEVEKLISYPVESAMYALPAVTDVRSLSRTGLSIVTVVFAEGTDIYFARQQVFEQLQAAKEMIPTGVGVPEIGPNTSGLGQIYQYILKAEPDSGVSAFELRSLNDYLIKLILMPVSGVTEVLSFGGDVRQYQVQVDPNKLSSYGLSMTQVTTALESNNRNAGGWFMDQGQEQLVVRGYGMLPAGNEGLLAIGQIPLTEVKGTPVRVADIAKVAFGSEIRVGAVTMTRRDANGDAEKLGEVVAGVVLKRMGANTKSTIDDIKARVKLIEQALPRGVSFEVFYDQADLVDQAITTVRDALLMAFVFIIIILALFLVNLRATLLVLLSIPVSIGLALMVMSYFGLSANLMSLGGLAVAIGMLVDGSVVMVENIFKHLTQPDRRHLKAAQMRADGEADPYHGYEDGALPASEHEIAFDENHEPNMALRIMLAAKEVCSPIFFATAIIIVVFAPLFALEGVEGKLFQPMAVSIILAMLAALLVALIVVPALAVFLFKKGVVLRQSPLLVPLESGYRKLLTATMARPKLVILAAAGLFVGSLLLVPKLGTEFVPELEEGTINLRVTLAPTASLETSLAVAPKIEAMLLEFPEVSYALSRIGAPELGGDPEPVSNIEIYIGLNPIESWTTADSRLALQREMEDKLKVFPGLLFTFSQPIATRVDELLSGVKAQLAIKIFGDSLDVLATKGQVLSDLVAKIPGAVDVSLEQVSGEAQLVIRPKRDSLARYGISVDQVMSLVSQGVGGVSAGQVIDGNARYDINVRLAKSFRQTPDAVQDLLLVGANGATVRLGDVASVEVEMAPPNIRRDDVQRRVVVQANVAGRDMGSVVADIYKIIPEAQLPAGYTVVIGGQYENQQRAQQKLMLVVPISIGLIALLLYFSFGSLKQVGLIMANVPLALFGGVIALYLSGTYLSVPSSIGFITLFGVAVLNGVVLVDSINQRRQSGESLYESVYEGTVGRLRPVLMTALTSALGLIPILMSSGVGSEIQKPLAVVIIGGLFSSTALTLLVLPTLYRFLYQAKRNS from the coding sequence ATGTTACAAAAATTAATTCAGGCCGCTGTTGCTAATCGCCTGTTAGTGGTGATTGCCCTAGTGTGCGCCCTATTGGCGAGCTTAGCGGCTTTGCCTAAGTTAAATCTCGATGCTTTCCCCGATGTGACCAATGTGCAGGTGACCATTAACACCGCCGCCGAAGGCTTAGCGGCCGAAGAAGTGGAGAAGCTCATCAGTTATCCGGTTGAGTCGGCCATGTATGCCTTGCCAGCAGTGACGGATGTACGCTCTTTGTCCCGCACTGGGCTGTCTATTGTGACTGTGGTGTTCGCCGAGGGCACAGATATTTACTTTGCTCGCCAGCAAGTGTTCGAGCAGTTGCAAGCCGCTAAGGAAATGATCCCAACGGGTGTGGGCGTGCCTGAAATTGGCCCTAATACCTCGGGACTTGGGCAAATTTATCAGTACATTCTTAAGGCGGAGCCTGATTCTGGGGTGAGCGCGTTTGAGCTTAGAAGCCTGAATGATTACCTGATAAAGCTGATTTTAATGCCAGTCTCTGGGGTTACCGAGGTGTTATCTTTTGGCGGCGATGTGCGCCAATATCAGGTGCAGGTCGACCCCAACAAACTCAGCAGTTATGGCTTATCGATGACCCAAGTCACCACGGCCCTTGAGAGCAATAACCGCAATGCCGGCGGCTGGTTTATGGACCAAGGCCAAGAGCAATTGGTGGTGCGCGGCTACGGCATGTTACCAGCAGGAAACGAAGGCTTATTGGCCATAGGGCAAATACCGCTAACAGAAGTCAAAGGCACCCCAGTGCGGGTGGCCGACATTGCCAAGGTGGCCTTTGGCAGTGAAATCCGCGTCGGCGCCGTGACCATGACCCGCCGCGATGCCAATGGCGATGCTGAAAAACTAGGTGAAGTGGTGGCCGGAGTGGTACTCAAGCGCATGGGGGCGAACACTAAATCTACCATAGATGACATCAAGGCTCGGGTAAAACTCATCGAGCAAGCCTTGCCTAGGGGGGTGTCATTTGAGGTATTTTACGACCAAGCAGATTTAGTCGACCAAGCCATCACCACAGTGCGTGATGCGCTACTCATGGCTTTTGTGTTTATCATTATCATCTTGGCGCTGTTTTTAGTTAACCTTCGCGCTACCTTATTGGTTTTATTATCTATTCCAGTTTCGATTGGTCTAGCCTTAATGGTAATGTCCTATTTTGGCCTGTCGGCTAATTTGATGTCATTAGGCGGCCTTGCCGTAGCCATAGGTATGCTGGTGGATGGCTCTGTGGTAATGGTTGAAAATATCTTTAAGCATTTAACTCAGCCAGATAGACGCCATCTTAAAGCCGCGCAAATGAGGGCCGATGGCGAAGCTGACCCTTATCACGGCTATGAAGATGGTGCTTTGCCCGCCAGTGAGCATGAGATCGCATTCGATGAAAACCATGAGCCCAATATGGCGCTGCGCATCATGCTGGCGGCTAAAGAAGTCTGTAGCCCTATCTTCTTTGCTACCGCGATTATTATCGTGGTATTTGCGCCCTTATTTGCCCTAGAAGGAGTGGAAGGTAAGCTGTTTCAGCCCATGGCGGTGAGTATTATTCTGGCGATGCTCGCGGCCTTGTTGGTGGCATTAATTGTCGTGCCTGCCTTAGCAGTATTCTTATTTAAAAAAGGCGTGGTATTGCGCCAAAGCCCGCTATTAGTGCCGCTGGAATCTGGCTATCGCAAACTATTGACCGCCACCATGGCACGGCCAAAGCTTGTGATATTGGCTGCTGCGGGGCTATTTGTTGGCAGCTTATTGTTAGTGCCAAAATTAGGGACTGAATTTGTGCCCGAGCTTGAAGAGGGCACCATTAACTTGAGGGTAACCTTAGCGCCCACGGCAAGCCTTGAGACTTCGCTTGCCGTAGCCCCTAAGATCGAAGCCATGCTGCTTGAGTTTCCTGAGGTGAGCTACGCCCTAAGCCGCATTGGTGCGCCAGAGCTTGGCGGCGATCCAGAGCCTGTGAGTAATATCGAGATTTACATAGGCTTAAACCCCATCGAGTCTTGGACCACGGCAGATTCACGCCTGGCATTGCAACGGGAGATGGAAGACAAACTCAAAGTGTTCCCAGGCTTGTTGTTTACCTTCTCACAACCCATAGCCACCCGAGTGGATGAATTATTGTCGGGCGTAAAAGCGCAGCTGGCGATTAAAATCTTCGGAGATTCTCTGGATGTGCTAGCAACTAAAGGTCAGGTACTCAGTGACTTAGTGGCTAAAATACCAGGGGCCGTGGATGTGTCATTAGAGCAAGTGAGTGGTGAAGCTCAGCTGGTTATTCGCCCTAAGCGGGATAGTTTGGCCCGTTATGGCATCAGTGTCGATCAGGTGATGAGTCTGGTGAGTCAAGGCGTTGGCGGTGTTAGTGCCGGTCAAGTTATCGATGGTAATGCCAGATACGATATCAATGTGCGCTTAGCTAAGTCATTTAGGCAAACGCCAGATGCAGTGCAAGACTTGCTGCTAGTGGGCGCCAACGGTGCCACAGTACGTCTTGGTGATGTGGCAAGCGTCGAAGTTGAAATGGCGCCACCTAACATTCGCCGTGATGATGTGCAGCGCCGCGTGGTAGTGCAAGCCAATGTTGCAGGGCGAGACATGGGCTCGGTGGTGGCGGATATCTATAAAATCATTCCCGAGGCGCAGTTGCCTGCGGGCTACACAGTCGTGATTGGCGGTCAATATGAGAATCAGCAGCGCGCTCAGCAAAAACTGATGTTAGTGGTGCCTATTTCCATAGGTTTGATTGCCTTGTTGCTGTATTTCTCCTTTGGCTCGCTAAAGCAAGTGGGGCTAATTATGGCAAACGTGCCTTTAGCGCTGTTTGGTGGGGTTATCGCCTTGTACCTTAGTGGCACTTATTTGTCAGTGCCTAGCTCCATAGGGTTTATCACCTTGTTTGGGGTGGCAGTGCTTAATGGCGTGGTCTTGGTGGACTCGATAAACCAGCGCCGTCAAAGCGGCGAAAGCCTATATGAGTCAGTCTATGAAGGCACGGTTGGACGTTTGCGGCCCGTATTAATGACGGCGCTGACATCGGCATTGGGACTCATCCCAATTTTAATGTCATCTGGGGTGGGCAGTGAAATTCAAAAGCCCTTAGCCGTGGTTATCATCGGCGGTCTGTTTAGCTCTACCGCCTTAACCTTGCTGGTATTACCTACTCTGTACCGCTTTTTATATCAAGCTAAGCGCAACAGCTAA
- a CDS encoding YdcH family protein encodes MLNENHALIFDFPEFKQDIVYLNYKKPEFQALSKQYHLLDYDIRQLEVAGSPTDDEHMHALKVRRANLKDVLFQQLKAHHDEAVATN; translated from the coding sequence ATGTTAAATGAGAATCATGCGCTTATTTTCGACTTCCCAGAATTTAAGCAAGACATTGTGTATTTGAATTATAAAAAACCAGAGTTTCAAGCCTTGTCTAAGCAGTATCACCTATTGGATTACGATATCCGTCAGTTAGAAGTTGCCGGCAGTCCAACGGATGATGAACATATGCACGCACTTAAAGTACGTAGGGCAAACTTAAAAGATGTTTTATTCCAACAGTTAAAAGCCCATCATGATGAGGCTGTGGCCACCAATTAG
- a CDS encoding BlaI/MecI/CopY family transcriptional regulator produces MARKKSSQLTDSEQSIMEVLWQKGEASVRDIADALSEDKASAYTTVQTMCKILVEKGYAEFRKEGKAFIYAPTMTQKEARQGALASLLNRFFGGSPEVLAQHLMQETDIELKDLAALQRQIDASKD; encoded by the coding sequence ATGGCACGTAAAAAATCGTCGCAATTAACGGATAGTGAGCAAAGCATCATGGAAGTGCTATGGCAAAAGGGTGAGGCCTCGGTGCGTGATATCGCCGATGCGCTGTCTGAAGACAAGGCCAGTGCCTACACCACAGTGCAGACCATGTGCAAAATTTTGGTGGAAAAGGGGTACGCGGAATTTCGAAAGGAAGGCAAGGCGTTCATCTATGCACCGACCATGACCCAAAAAGAAGCCCGTCAGGGCGCATTAGCCAGCCTGCTGAATCGTTTCTTTGGTGGCTCGCCCGAAGTGTTAGCCCAACATCTAATGCAGGAAACGGACATAGAGCTTAAAGATCTCGCCGCGCTGCAGCGTCAAATCGACGCCAGTAAAGACTAA
- a CDS encoding M56 family metallopeptidase — MMTELTLFTTLAFHHLTIGGLLSLGLLLTLKLVPSSAELRSWLWMTVFVLVTLVPFSLLSFNESAAVTNSASSQGASQVLAISGTQVIDARPNTGPIKFPLAEQGWHLSSAVVFMLSPLLQGFLVIWLLGSVWRGYHFCVSLVRTWRLLGRSKMGLAAHLQAEINDKHIALDTRLNAFAVPRISLCQGVSSPLVTGLWSPKIIIPLSLARQLSVEQLIPIVLHEQAHIQRKDIWCGLFQEVIAILFWWSPVIRFLNKKIHIDRELACDIRAAKQLTGKQYAQSLLDCAKLMIQEQRSVLTMGLFSKKKELVYRVDQVLQKNAFTQVNKFWVTALCLGLSVGSIQAATSLSPKIIVSEARADGKQYSLLPQTQGQRLVDAVLNNDIATIKTMQNAGVDLDIPAIGDGTALMVAVQKHNLTMVQALLSLGVNVDQPSIGDGNPLIVAAMVNDLEIAKVLLDAGADVNAIVHHDETALINASYRGFMEMTRLLVERGADVNLAVKTGPGDGGEIRSPLNRARNQQIKDYLISQGASQDGVLARR; from the coding sequence ATGATGACAGAATTAACACTCTTTACCACTTTGGCTTTTCATCACCTCACCATAGGTGGGCTATTAAGCCTTGGGTTATTACTCACCCTTAAGTTGGTGCCATCAAGCGCCGAGCTAAGAAGTTGGCTGTGGATGACGGTATTTGTTCTGGTGACCTTAGTGCCTTTTTCTTTGTTGTCTTTCAATGAGTCCGCGGCGGTAACAAACAGTGCATCTAGTCAAGGCGCCAGCCAGGTATTAGCCATAAGTGGCACGCAAGTCATTGACGCAAGGCCCAATACAGGTCCCATCAAATTTCCCTTGGCAGAGCAGGGCTGGCACTTATCCAGCGCCGTGGTGTTTATGTTAAGCCCGCTATTGCAAGGTTTCTTGGTCATCTGGCTGCTGGGCAGTGTGTGGCGCGGTTATCATTTTTGTGTGTCATTAGTGCGAACTTGGCGGCTCTTAGGGCGCAGTAAAATGGGCCTTGCGGCTCACTTACAGGCAGAGATTAACGATAAGCATATTGCGTTAGACACTCGCCTTAATGCCTTTGCCGTGCCTAGGATTTCACTATGCCAAGGGGTGAGCTCGCCCTTGGTTACTGGCCTGTGGTCACCCAAGATAATCATCCCCTTAAGCTTAGCTCGGCAGCTGAGTGTGGAACAGCTCATCCCTATTGTGCTGCATGAGCAGGCCCATATTCAGCGAAAAGACATCTGGTGCGGTTTATTTCAAGAAGTTATCGCCATTTTATTTTGGTGGAGCCCAGTAATTCGATTTTTAAATAAGAAAATTCATATAGATAGAGAGTTAGCCTGCGATATTCGTGCGGCCAAGCAACTGACGGGTAAGCAGTATGCTCAGTCACTGCTGGACTGCGCTAAATTAATGATACAAGAACAACGGAGTGTATTAACCATGGGATTATTTAGCAAAAAGAAAGAGTTAGTCTACAGAGTCGATCAAGTGCTGCAAAAAAATGCTTTCACTCAAGTGAATAAATTTTGGGTGACGGCGCTGTGTTTGGGCTTAAGCGTGGGCAGTATTCAGGCGGCAACGAGCTTATCACCCAAAATAATTGTTAGCGAAGCAAGAGCCGATGGTAAGCAATATTCCTTGTTGCCCCAGACTCAAGGGCAGCGCTTGGTGGATGCCGTGTTGAATAACGACATAGCGACTATTAAGACGATGCAAAATGCCGGTGTCGATTTGGACATCCCTGCCATTGGCGATGGCACAGCCTTAATGGTGGCAGTGCAGAAGCATAACCTAACTATGGTGCAGGCCTTGCTCTCCCTTGGGGTCAATGTAGATCAGCCCTCCATCGGGGATGGCAATCCGCTTATCGTGGCGGCCATGGTGAATGACCTTGAAATTGCCAAGGTGCTGCTGGATGCTGGCGCTGACGTGAACGCCATAGTGCATCACGATGAGACAGCGCTTATCAACGCGAGTTATCGCGGCTTTATGGAAATGACCCGTCTGCTGGTGGAGCGGGGCGCCGACGTTAACTTGGCCGTCAAGACGGGTCCAGGGGATGGCGGAGAAATTCGCTCACCGCTTAATCGCGCTCGAAATCAACAGATCAAAGATTATCTCATCAGCCAAGGCGCCAGCCAAGATGGTGTTCTGGCCAGGCGTTAA
- a CDS encoding MBOAT family O-acyltransferase, with protein sequence MIFNTPIFFWFFCIFILFYGFVFLKQTPRVYLILVGSLVFYGAWNYSFIPLLVGSGIADYFIAQAIANSQQQRIKQYWLGLSIALNIGILAVFKYADFALNSVASLLDVLGYQPSLGTLAWVLPVGISFYTFQSMSYTIDVYRGEIKPRKGLVEFVAALSFFPQLVAGPILRAKHILPQMHAIALPKWDAVKHGFLLISVGLLKKTGADLLAIPANKAFEAEEALSTLEMWTGVLAFTGQIYGDFSGYTDMAIGIALLLGFSIPLNFRVPYFALSPVDFWRRWHISLSSWLKDYLYISLGGNRNNHRARNIFITMLLGGLWHGAAWTFVAWGAFHGAIITATHYLGSLKMFNGFSQSNALTTKFVKWAITFYLVMMGWVLFRAVDMSSALLIFTSLHDVGSNVVMGKHAMTIFTMTAIWVLLVHVMDFYVINAADKLENQPWLFWSLIILIQTLCLLIGEPSNEFIYFQF encoded by the coding sequence ATGATATTTAACACGCCGATTTTCTTCTGGTTTTTCTGTATTTTCATCCTCTTCTATGGCTTTGTGTTTCTAAAACAAACCCCAAGAGTCTATCTCATCTTAGTGGGCAGTTTAGTCTTCTACGGCGCGTGGAATTACAGCTTTATTCCACTACTGGTGGGCAGTGGTATTGCCGATTATTTTATCGCCCAGGCCATAGCCAATAGCCAGCAACAGAGAATAAAGCAATATTGGCTAGGGCTTTCCATAGCGCTAAATATTGGCATTTTGGCGGTATTCAAATATGCCGACTTCGCCCTTAACTCAGTGGCGTCATTACTGGACGTCTTAGGCTATCAGCCTTCCTTAGGCACATTAGCTTGGGTGTTGCCTGTGGGGATTTCCTTCTATACCTTCCAGAGCATGAGTTACACCATAGACGTGTATCGCGGCGAGATTAAACCCCGTAAAGGTTTAGTTGAATTTGTGGCGGCGCTGTCTTTCTTCCCTCAGCTGGTGGCGGGGCCCATTCTTAGGGCAAAACATATTCTGCCGCAAATGCACGCCATCGCCCTGCCTAAGTGGGATGCGGTGAAGCACGGTTTCTTGCTCATCAGTGTGGGGCTTTTGAAAAAAACTGGCGCAGACTTGCTGGCCATCCCTGCCAACAAGGCATTTGAAGCAGAGGAGGCACTAAGCACATTAGAAATGTGGACCGGAGTGCTGGCCTTTACTGGGCAAATTTACGGTGACTTTTCTGGCTATACCGATATGGCTATAGGCATAGCCCTGCTGCTGGGGTTCAGTATCCCGCTTAACTTTAGGGTGCCGTATTTTGCATTGTCACCGGTGGACTTTTGGCGCCGCTGGCATATCTCACTCTCAAGCTGGCTTAAGGATTATTTGTACATTTCTCTTGGTGGTAATCGCAATAATCACAGGGCGAGGAACATCTTTATCACTATGCTGCTCGGCGGGCTTTGGCATGGGGCGGCCTGGACCTTTGTGGCCTGGGGCGCCTTTCATGGGGCCATCATTACCGCGACCCATTACTTAGGTTCCCTTAAGATGTTTAATGGTTTTAGTCAGTCAAACGCCTTGACCACTAAGTTTGTGAAATGGGCCATCACCTTTTATTTAGTCATGATGGGCTGGGTGCTGTTTCGCGCTGTAGATATGAGTAGCGCGCTGCTGATTTTTACCAGTTTGCATGATGTAGGCAGCAATGTGGTGATGGGCAAGCACGCCATGACCATATTCACCATGACGGCTATTTGGGTGTTGTTAGTACATGTGATGGACTTTTATGTGATTAACGCCGCCGATAAGCTGGAAAACCAACCTTGGCTATTTTGGAGCCTAATTATCTTAATTCAGACCCTGTGTTTATTAATAGGAGAGCCAAGCAATGAGTTCATCTACTTCCAATTTTAA
- a CDS encoding TonB-dependent receptor has product MNHTFSVISLAVVGSLLSLPLVAFADDGIERIAIHAERMPSELNAIARSVSVIDENMLRQQFATANNLAEVLAKVVPGMAPPSPALSNFGTTIRGRNALVLIDGVPMNTNRNISRDLHNLHPSQVARVEIFRGGNALFGSGATGGVIYIHTKTGQAESQQHSRIGLKSSLNELSGDALSYLVSHASSGEAQGWLYRVAGSTEKTNGYYDADGDRLAPEPSQGDSYDSPIYSLDTKVSKEWDNQKLTLSALWYSLEQDSDYASDPSAATEPYITKARAIKGLQLDKQNEIKNLVLNAQYQRLLTEDATLHTQAYYRDYAARFAPFDGRPFATWDHLAQTYLESSNIGLRITINTQLSDSIELDWGLDTNDERSEMPVTTYDGQVYDDSNGLVFQPLGDKDFVPEISHKSLAGFTQIRAKISNQFSVEGGLRYERIDASFKPFVTLGSQTAVPGSSYDYSSFVYNLGGTYNINDDHTLYFATNEGYDLPDIGLQIRYASSQFDLSQSNLEPVETTDYELGWRGVVGPIAANFAYFTSSSDLGNVKSENMGLALSRNKVRIDGFEASANYQINTAWSVDINYSYINGEEKPDGKIDYTTMNGFSIPPNKLAAVLGYESDSGWNSQLTWLNVAGKDYRLDGKNAFGRRDTESYNVLDWQNSFELGAGMLTIGIENLLNEQYFSLYSQLQRNSNNTSSIPGRGRTLSLQYQFNW; this is encoded by the coding sequence ATGAATCACACTTTCTCTGTTATTTCACTTGCAGTTGTAGGATCTTTGCTCTCGCTCCCCTTAGTTGCATTTGCAGATGATGGTATTGAACGAATTGCAATCCACGCAGAGCGTATGCCCAGTGAGCTAAACGCTATTGCTCGAAGCGTTTCAGTCATTGACGAAAACATGCTACGCCAACAATTCGCGACGGCTAACAATCTCGCTGAAGTGCTCGCGAAAGTGGTACCCGGCATGGCACCCCCCAGTCCCGCGCTGTCCAACTTTGGCACGACAATACGTGGTCGTAATGCCTTAGTATTAATTGACGGTGTTCCCATGAACACCAATCGTAATATCTCACGCGATTTACACAACTTGCACCCAAGCCAAGTTGCCCGTGTGGAAATTTTTCGTGGGGGTAATGCACTTTTTGGCAGTGGGGCAACGGGCGGTGTGATCTACATTCATACCAAAACAGGCCAAGCCGAAAGTCAGCAACACTCTAGAATCGGTTTAAAATCTAGCTTAAATGAATTGAGTGGTGATGCACTCAGCTACCTTGTTAGCCATGCGAGTAGCGGTGAGGCTCAAGGCTGGCTCTACCGTGTTGCGGGTAGTACGGAAAAAACAAATGGCTATTATGATGCCGATGGTGACCGTTTAGCACCAGAGCCAAGCCAAGGTGATAGCTATGATAGCCCAATTTATAGCCTTGATACCAAGGTCAGCAAAGAATGGGATAATCAAAAACTGACGCTGTCAGCACTTTGGTACTCATTAGAGCAAGATTCTGACTATGCCAGCGATCCTTCTGCAGCAACAGAGCCCTACATTACTAAGGCTCGTGCAATTAAAGGCTTGCAACTTGATAAACAGAACGAAATTAAAAACCTCGTCCTTAACGCTCAATATCAAAGGCTATTAACCGAAGACGCCACCCTTCATACGCAAGCGTATTACCGAGATTACGCAGCACGCTTCGCACCGTTTGATGGCCGTCCTTTTGCTACATGGGATCATCTGGCACAGACCTATTTAGAAAGCAGTAATATAGGCCTTCGAATAACCATTAACACTCAGTTAAGCGATAGCATTGAACTGGATTGGGGCTTAGATACCAATGATGAACGTAGTGAAATGCCCGTCACCACTTATGATGGCCAAGTATATGATGATTCGAACGGTTTAGTATTTCAGCCACTAGGGGATAAAGATTTTGTACCCGAGATTAGCCATAAGTCACTAGCGGGCTTTACACAAATCCGCGCAAAAATTAGCAATCAATTTTCCGTTGAAGGCGGATTACGTTATGAACGTATCGACGCCAGCTTTAAGCCGTTTGTCACCTTAGGCTCACAAACTGCGGTACCCGGTAGCAGCTACGACTACAGCTCATTTGTTTATAATCTAGGGGGTACATACAATATTAACGATGATCACACCCTATATTTTGCCACGAATGAAGGTTACGACCTCCCAGACATAGGTCTACAAATTCGCTACGCAAGCAGCCAATTTGATCTTAGTCAGTCTAATTTAGAACCCGTTGAGACAACAGATTATGAGCTTGGCTGGCGCGGTGTGGTTGGCCCAATTGCCGCTAACTTTGCTTATTTTACTTCAAGCTCAGATTTGGGGAACGTCAAAAGCGAAAATATGGGGCTGGCTCTCTCACGCAATAAAGTGCGTATCGATGGCTTTGAGGCATCAGCTAACTACCAAATTAATACCGCTTGGTCTGTTGATATAAATTACAGTTATATCAATGGTGAGGAAAAACCTGATGGTAAAATTGATTACACGACTATGAATGGTTTTAGCATCCCACCTAATAAGCTGGCGGCGGTGTTAGGTTATGAATCGGATAGTGGTTGGAATAGCCAATTAACTTGGCTAAATGTCGCAGGTAAGGACTATCGCCTTGATGGGAAAAACGCCTTTGGCCGTCGTGATACCGAGAGCTACAATGTATTAGACTGGCAAAATAGCTTTGAACTTGGCGCAGGAATGTTGACAATTGGCATTGAAAACCTACTAAACGAACAGTATTTTTCGCTATACAGCCAGTTACAGCGTAACTCAAATAACACAAGTTCAATCCCAGGCCGAGGCCGTACACTGTCTTTACAATACCAATTTAATTGGTGA